The following are from one region of the Aspergillus luchuensis IFO 4308 DNA, chromosome 4, nearly complete sequence genome:
- a CDS encoding uncharacterized protein (COG:S;~EggNog:ENOG410PX0B;~InterPro:IPR029032) → MATTTTTLDPQYAQLFQTLESQFQTTTLPHDKWYILAISTLVANPDPERADQLYLYLTSKPEYSTPSSRQHLIRRIREALIKSVIIVGVCKPIEAILAISKLEAPEDKDYTFTREGWQCDEANHERGVAWLEKLYARNTSGTLDLFAAHKDFAWLSKEITYGLFLSDRGVLDDLDTQLVVLPAIMSQNLRIETHWHIRGTRRLGVSLEDVRVLCEGVKHVAGFYGRVLDKVPGVEEVEGDV, encoded by the coding sequence atggccacaaccaccaccactctcgACCCCCAATACGCCCAACTCTTCCAAACCCTGGAATCCCAATtccaaaccaccaccctcccccacGACAAATGGTACATcctcgccatctccaccctcgTCGCAAACCCGGACCCCGAACGCGCCGACCAACTCTACCTCTACCTAACCTCCAAACCCGAGTACTCGACCCCATCATCCCGCCAACACCTGATTCGGCGCATCCGCGAAGCCCTCATCAAAAGCGTGATAATAGTCGGAGTGTGCAAACCCATCGAAgccatcctcgccatcaGCAAGCTCGAAGCGCCCGAAGACAAAGACTACACGTTCACCCGGGAGGGCTGGCAATGCGACGAGGCGAACCACGAGCGCGGCGTGGCGTGGTTGGAGAAGCTGTATGCGCGGAATACATCGGGCACGTTGGATTTGTTTGCGGCGCATAAGGATTTCGCCTGGTTGTCGAAGGAGATTACCTACGGGTTGTTTTTGAGTGATCGCGGGGTgttggatgatttggatACCcagttggtggtgttgccggCGATTATGAGTCAAAATTTGAGGATTGAGACCCATTGGCATATTAGGGGTACGAGACGGTTGGGGGTCAGTTTGGAGGATGTGAGGGTTTTGTGTGAGGGCGTTAAGCATGTTGCGGGGTTTTatgggagggtgttggatAAGGTACctggtgtggaggaggtggagggggatgtttga
- the BCP1 gene encoding protein-transporting protein BCP1 (BUSCO:EOG092649VA;~COG:U;~EggNog:ENOG410PGEX;~InterPro:IPR025602;~PFAM:PF13862): MVKRKELKDNDVEMSGTDPRVDGDDSDEDMDMVNVDFEWFDPQPAVDFHGLKNLLRQLFDTDAQIFDMSALADLILSQPLLGSTVKVDGNESDPYAFLTVLNLQEHKDKPVIKDLTAYLQRKANATPTLAPLAQLLSQTPIPPIGLILTERLINMPAEVVPPMYTMLQEEIDWAIKDKEPYSFTHYLVVSKTYEEVESKLDAEESRPQKKKKKAAGGEKAERFFFHPEDEVLERHAVCVGPVEYTHKAEEGLSDSKRAFQDLGIVTKGSLILLEASKLDGAVKDMAEYFKP, encoded by the exons ATGGTCAAGCGCAAGGAACTCAAAGACAATGATGTCGAGATGTCGGGGACGGATCCCCGCGTCGACGGCGACGACTCCGATGAG GACATGGACATGGTCAACGTTGACTTCGAATGGTTCGACCCTCAACCGGCCGTCGATTTCCACGGTCTGAAGAACCTCCTCCGTCAGCTCTTCGACACCGACGCCCAGATCTTCGACATGTCCGCTTTGGCCGATTTGATCCTCTCGCAACCTCTGCTTGGTTCGACTGTCAAAGTTGATGGGAATGAGTCGGATCCATATGCGTTCTTGACTGTGCTGAATCTTCAGGAACATAAG GATAAACCCGTCATCAAAGACCTCACAGCCTACCTCCAGCGCAAAGCCAACGCCACACCGACACTCGCGCCCTTGGCCCAACTCCTCTCCCAAACGCCCATCCCGCCCATTGGCCTGATCCTGACGGAACGTCTCATCAACATGCCCGCGGAGGTCGTACCGCCCATGTACACGATGTTGCAAGAGGAGATCGATTGGGCGATCAAGGATAAAGAGCCGTACAGTTTCACGCATTACTTGGTTGTGTCGAAGACGTatgaggaggtggagtcgAAGCTAGATGCGGAGGAGTCGCGgccgcagaagaagaagaagaaggctgcgGGTGGGGAGAAGGCCGAGCGGTTTTTCTTCCATCCTGAGGATGAGGTTCTGGAAAGACACGCTGTGTGTGTTGGGCCTGTGGAGTACACGCATAAGGCTGAGGAGGGGTTGTCGGATTCGAAGCGCGCGTTCCAGGATTTGGGTATCGTGACGAAGGGGAGTCTTATTCTGTTGGAGGCGAGTAAGTTGGATGGGGCGGTTAAGGATATGGCGGAGTATTTCAAGCCATAG
- a CDS encoding alpha-mannosyltransferase (CAZy:GT71;~COG:G;~EggNog:ENOG410PQ9J;~InterPro:IPR022751,IPR029044;~PFAM:PF11051;~TransMembrane:1 (i12-29o);~go_function: GO:0016757 - transferase activity, transferring glycosyl groups [Evidence IEA];~go_process: GO:0006486 - protein glycosylation [Evidence IEA]), whose amino-acid sequence MPVLRPGKLKTIISATGALLLICTVYIYWAPPPASVVPSTAFEVPLAERQNAFWKVLNPILQGHAPNTPTPKRLADVSAVHFNATTTDSRPDLTIIEDGDLQAMEEAHAGYIEECRKSERLRPVHTPGTRGIVSTAGASYFPVFLSSLRMLRRLGSTLPVEVYMKDKSEYEKQICDEILPDLGARCLVLSDIVGKGAIEHYQLKIFAVLFSSFEEVIWMDADCFPLHKPEVLLESEPFSSKGLVTWPDFWISSASPLYFKISRQEMPALSERASSEAGVFLVSKKTHQLTLLLAAYYNYYGPSHYFRLLSQGAPGEGDKETFLHAATAVGEPFYAVSERVQAVGHTKPGGIAGSAMVQTDPAEDYALTSANKWRVKDESVAKAPHAFFIHANYPKFNPGEKVFGMKWETTPTLRPDGTDGRAWLAAESTVQRFGYDVEKAYWEEIKNISCDPAISFRTWERKDEICDRVESYWANVFAKPHDDDPKFTDES is encoded by the coding sequence ATGCCGGTTCTTCGACCAGGTAAATTGAAGACGATAATCTCGGCCACGGGTGCGCTGCTACTCATTTGCACCGTTTACATCTATTGGGCCCCGCCTCCAGCCTCAGTAGTCCCTAGCACCGCCTTCGAGGTCCCTCTCGCCGAACGCCAAAATGCCTTTTGGAAGGTCTTGAACCCGATATTGCAAGGACATGCCCCAAATACTCCTACGCCAAAGCGCCTGGCGGACGTAAGCGCAGTTCACTTCAATGCTACGACGACCGATTCGCGACCTGATCTGACCATAATCGAGGATGGCGATTTACAAGCGATGGAAGAGGCTCATGCGGGATATATTGAGGAGTGCCGTAAGTCTGAACGGCTGCGGCCAGTACATACTCCGGGCACGCGTGGCATAGTGTCCACAGCGGGGGCTTCCTATTTTCCAgttttcttgtcttctctACGAATGCTTCGACGACTGGGGTCAACGCTGCCGGTGGAGGTGTATATGAAGGATAAAAGTGAATATGAAAAACAAATTTGCGACGAGATCCTACCGGATCTGGGTGCGCGCTGTCTTGTTCTCTCGGATATCGTTGGCAAGGGAGCCATTGAGCATTACCAGCTCAAAATCTTCGCAGTTCTATTCTCCTCGTTTGAAGAGGTTATCTGGATGGACGCAGACTGCTTTCCGCTCCACAAGCCTGAAGTTTTGCTTGAGTCGGAACCATTCAGCTCCAAGGGGTTGGTCACCTGGCCGGACTTTTGGATCTCCTCGGCGTCTCCGCTGTACTTCAAAATCTCGCGGCAGGAAATGCCAGCGCTGTCGGAGCGCGCGTCATCGGAAGCGGGCGTCTTTCTGGTATCGAAGAAGACACATCAGTTGACCTTGCTCCTCGCTGCttactacaactactacgGTCCGTCACATTATTTCCGGCTATTATCGCAAGGCGCACCCGGTGAAGGCGATAAGGAGACCTTCCTTCATGCTGCCACCGCCGTCGGAGAGCCTTTCTACGCTGTGAGCGAGCGGGTTCAGGCAGTTGGTCACACGAAGCCGGGTGGGATTGCGGGCTCTGCGATGGTACAGACTGACCCGGCCGAGGATTATGCGTTGACCAGTGCGAATAAATGGCGCGTGAAAGATGAGTCTGTGGCGAAAGCCCCCCAtgctttcttcatccacgCCAACTACCCCAAGTTCAATCCTGGTGAAAAAGTATTCGGCATGAAGTGGGAGACCACGCCAACGCTCCGCCCCGATGGCACAGACGGACGGGCATGGCTGGCGGCAGAGTCTACTGTCCAGCGATTTGGATACGACGTCGAGAAAGCGTATTGGGAGGAGATCAAAAACATCAGCTGCGACCCCGCCATCAGCTTCCGGAcatgggagaggaaggatgaaATCTGTGACCGGGTAGAGAGCTACTGGGCGAATGTGTTCGCCAAGCCGCATGATGACGACCCTAAGTTCACTGACGAAAGCTGA
- a CDS encoding uncharacterized protein (COG:S;~EggNog:ENOG410PSTV) has translation MSSGAGQSSVGSRTLYEAGDQRNVPQSEINEQNRYAEGQKNSHKNLDSKDQRSIGNKLASQGSKPESDHHHNFVQNPEAELSKQDPTKPAKVHGNKPSKGAEIDAELQAEDEQRLREKGIKK, from the exons atgTCTTCCGGAGCAGGCCAATCCAGCGTCGGTAGCCGCACCCTCTACGAAGCCGGTGACCAGCGCAACGTGCCCCAGTCTGAGATCAACGAGCAGAACCGCTACGCAGAGGGTCAGAAGAACAGCCACAAGAACCTTGATTCGA AGGACCAGCGCTCCATCGGCAACAAGCTTGCCTCGCAAGGAAGCAAGCCCGAGagcgaccaccaccacaacttTGTCCAGAACCCTGAGGCTGAGCTCAGCAAGCAGGATCCTACTAAGCCG GCCAAGGTGCACGGTAACAAGCCCTCCAAGGGTGCTGAGATCGATGCCGAGTTgcaggctgaggatgagCAGCGCTTGCGTGAGAAGGGTATCAAGAAATAA
- a CDS encoding uncharacterized protein (COG:H;~EggNog:ENOG410PK7M;~InterPro:IPR008949) — protein MIDPIRHHVYAAMTLTNDYFSWPKEYKAHMEDQEIPLINAVHIVMQCQSCSEETAKEVVEAEIRRHETLVSRFEDMYAESPNASLGVIKWLRMCETALAGYYIWSLQAPRYFDVESIPYKDHLATLTEESVWRSSDVGGDTKGGGKKR, from the coding sequence ATGATTGATCCTATACGTCACCACGTATATGCGGCAATGACGTTGACAAATGACTATTTCTCCTGGCCCAAGGAATACAAAGCCCATATGGAAGATCAGGAAATTCCTCTGATCAATGCTGTTCACATCGTGATGCAATGTCAATCTTGCTCGGAGGAGACAGCAAAGGAAGTCGTTGAAGCTGAGATTCGTCGACACGAGACGCTTGTTTCTCGGTTCGAGGACATGTATGCGGAATCGCCTAATGCGTCATTAGGTGTTATCAAATGGCTTCGTATGTGTGAAACAGCCCTTGCTGGTTATTACATATGGAGTTTGCAGGCACCACGCTACTTTGACGTCGAGTCAATTCCATATAAGGACCACCTCGCTACCTTGACTGAAGAAAGTGTCTGGAGGTCATCGGATGTTGGGGGTGATACTAAGGGAGGAGGCAAGAAACGGTAG
- a CDS encoding uncharacterized protein (COG:S;~EggNog:ENOG410PK5X) → MYHYPSPHPGWSSYDYMTSPPTSPHYAYYATQFASPYASPRGPSKRHNRKASYAGPRETAGWYSGYGHGIYEAMPEHGTPPRKHDPVSASFGGYHRRRSTMAGAPAGQWDSAGAPPSHKRPIFVDVVDDGYDDAPRYVFREEPSPPRRKPTTPPRKPKPPTDQYFYYNQVPAQDDVDSAKRARARRQSTSTRTPSKPKPAPAAKPPPKATEEDAARAGIPEGYSIKNWDPTEMPIILLGSVFDANSLGKWIYDWTVFHHGASTPMADVAGDLWLLLIKLAGKVKRADECIERIKRRDARETVADFLESGERLWVRFKKLLKTCEQFMWKAAKREGGKTVSMGRNAGCEFVETIFGRDRELESTEKLMNSIRLWNMRFDANCEEILRRPTSA, encoded by the coding sequence ATGTACCATTATCCCAGTCCTCACCCCGGGTGGTCTTCCTACGACTACAtgacctcccctcccacctcgCCTCACTACGCCTATTACGCCACCCAATTTGCCAGTCCCTACGCCTCGCCTCGTGGCCCCTCGAAGCGCCATAATCGTAAAGCCAGCTACGCCGGTCCTAGGGAAACGGCAGGATGGTATTCCGGGTATGGCCATGGAATCTATGAAGCGATGCCGGAGCATGGCACGCCACCGCGCAAGCACGATCCTGTAAGTGCTTCTTTTGGTGGCTATCACCGTCGTCGCAGTACCATGGCTGGTGCGCCCGCCGGTCAGTGGGACTCTGCTGGCGCTCCGCCATCCCATAAGCGACCCATCtttgtggatgtggtcgaCGATGGATACGACGACGCCCCCCGATACGTCTTTCGCGAGGAACCCAGTCCTCCCCGTCGCAAACCAACGACGCCTCCGCGCAAGCCAAAGCCACCCACTGATCAATATTTCTACTATAACCAGGTTCCTGCCCAAGATGATGTCGATTCCGCCAAACGCGCCCGGGCGCGTCGCCAATCTACCTCCACTCGGACGCCGTCCAAGCCCAAGCCTGCGCCCGCGGCCAAGCCGCCGCCAAAGGCCACCGAAGAGGACGCTGCGCGGGCCGGTATCCCCGAGGGATACTCGATCAAGAACTGGGATCCGACGGAAAtgcccatcatccttctgGGCAGTGTTTTTGACGCCAACTCGCTGGGCAAGTGGATTTACGACTGGACCGTATTCCACCACGGCGCGTCGACTCCTATGGCAGATGTCGCGGGCGatctgtggttgttgttgatcaaGTTGGCCGGTAAGGTGAAACGGGCAGACGAATGCATTGAGCGCATCAAGCGCCGCGATGCGCGGGAGACGGTTGCGGATTTTCTGGAAAGTGGCGAACGCCTGTGGGTGCGATtcaagaagctgctgaagacATGTGAACAGTTCATGTGGAAGGCCGCCAAGCGCGAGGGTGGCAAGACGGTGTCGATGGGCCGCAACGCGGGCTGCGAATTTGTGGAGACGATCTTCGGCCGGGACCGCGAGCTAGAAAGCAcggagaagttgatgaaCAGCATTCGGTTATGGAACATGCGCTTTGACGCCAACTGCGAGGAGATTCTTCGCCGACCGACCTCAGCTTAG
- a CDS encoding fungal specific transcription factor domain-containing protein (COG:S;~EggNog:ENOG410PIXC;~InterPro:IPR021858,IPR036864;~PFAM:PF11951;~go_function: GO:0000981 - DNA-binding transcription factor activity, RNA polymerase II-specific [Evidence IEA];~go_function: GO:0008270 - zinc ion binding [Evidence IEA];~go_process: GO:0006355 - regulation of transcription, DNA-templated [Evidence IEA]), which yields MESTSKPRIRKAPPVSAPAPRKRRRRTVISQAADDCFTCARQGTPCDRRRPYCSQCLDSARNCAGYKTALTWGVGVASRGKLRGLSLPVTGAQPAVAPPKFSRVTGPGTASKSQPALDTAAEKRRHDKQRSSGTGLAEHGSVSISTASPRRACSTEYYTVDSHASPNFYNSYSSRATRTDSPRQCHAPLISNPDPSRTWMRPEQTPTPIQCPWPAQAPKQNDNASDEQMEEPCYDEVSPRMSACQPPSLSQQLLARSVGRTPRLRYLISYYAEVIAPMIVAFDSPTNPFRTYVLRLAQESTSLQEAIATLASCNLRQRRERGMRATERTLPGRMSSLAHQALTDGALQDRAGISMPEEYAQEEQYHRGMAVSALNRELADPHQRLSDSVLATLLILCLFHGCDTGVAQFKTQFAGVTKLLAIRLCNSPCMSDELKWFVRMFTWIDTMTATTNDREVQLRGACLDITAASDGEWGLENLAGCDAGLFRIVAQLGRLNLLSQNQEVRTSTPPDIHMPSTTLPPSMAFSPSNIPATSSGAFAFSLPPPPGGRNGAQLSPAFWAEWYSLRQKLESWRFVPHRSQSGSPLFTSSHAYISPPSSPTDQPVVATHNLKDVIHISESFRHAAILYSERLAYPDLPSDHPRIQNIVQHIMSHIMTVQSDAYLLWPLFITGSECVRADHRAIIRQRCKDLSRDSGFFNNLSCLQLLEKIWAENPAADGLPAVSSLDFGLQAAANGSVSEVTFLPPGSWASSQHEAFMSPTLPSVSRKQGFRWHEAMQTKRAEDEYMTV from the coding sequence ATGGAATCTACTTCGAAGCCTCGAATCCGCAAAGCTCCGCCGGTCTCCGCCCCAGCTCCCCGGAAAAGGCGTAGGAGGACGGTCATAAGCCAAGCGGCTGATGATTGCTTTACTTGCGCCCGACAGGGTACTCCCTGCGACCGGCGTCGCCCATATTGTTCCCAGTGCCTGGACAGCGCCCGCAATTGCGCGGGGTACAAGACAGCGTTGACATGGGGCGTAGGAGTTGCCAGTCGAGGAAAGCTTCGAGGGTTGTCCCTCCCCGTGACCGGGGCCCAGCCTGCGGTCGCACCTCCGAAGTTTTCCCGTGTGACAGGGCCAGGGACAGCGTCGAAATCCCAACCGGCTCTTGACACAGCCGCAGAAAAGCGACGCCATGATAAACAGCGTTCTTCAGGCACTGGGCTTGCCGAGCATGGATCTGTCTCGATTTCAACTGCTTCACCGCGCCGGGCGTGCTCAACGGAGTACTATACGGTGGATTCCCATGCTTCGccaaatttttataattcttattccTCACGTGCGACACGAACCGATTCTCCGAGACAGTGCCATGCCCCATTGATCTCAAATCCTGATCCGTCAAGGACCTGGATGAGACCAGAAcaaacaccaacaccaatacAGTGTCCGTGGCCAGCTCAGGCTCCGAAACAGAACGATAATGCTTCAGATGAGCAAATGGAAGAACCCTGTTATGATGAGGTTTCACCACGTATGAGTGCTTGCCAGCCGCCATCATTATctcagcagctgctggcacGTTCCGTGGGACGTACACCTCGACTCCGATACCTAATCAGTTATTATGCCGAAGTCATTGCTCCGATGATTGTGGCATTTGATAGTCCAACCAATCCATTTCGAACGTATGTTCTTCGACTGGCGCAGGAAAGCACATCGCTCCAAGAGGCCATCGCTACATTGGCCAGCTGTAATCTGCGACAGCGACGCGAACGAGGAATGAGGGCGACGGAGCGAACTTTGCCGGGGCGCATGTCGTCCTTGGCCCACCAAGCCTTGACCGATGGAGCATTACAGGACCGGGCTGGTATCAGTATGCCTGAAGAATATGCCCAGGAAGAGCAGTACCATCGAGGCATGGCGGTCTCTGCTTTGAATCGGGAATTGGCCGACCCGCATCAGAGACTTTCTGACTCTGTCCTGGCAACCTTACTCATCCTCTGTCTATTCCATGGGTGTGATACTGGGGTCGCTCAATTCAAGACGCAGTTTGCGGGGGTGACAAAATTGTTGGCCATCCGACTGTGCAACTCACCTTGCATGTCGGATGAGCTGAAGTGGTTTGTTCGGATGTTCACATGGATTGACACGATGaccgccaccaccaatgACCGCGAGGTACAGCTTCGCGGTGCTTGTCTGGATATCACCGCCGCCTCGGATGGCGAATGGGGACTGGAAAATCTGGCGGGATGTGATGCCGGACTTTTCAGAATCGTAGCGCAGCTAGGTCGTTTGAACCTTCTGAGCCAAAATCAAGAAGTCCGCACATCGACGCCACCAGACATCCATATGCCATCCACTACTCTCCCGCCCTCGATGGCGTTCTCCCCATCGAACATTCCAGCCACCTCGTCCGGTGCTTTTGCATTTTcattgccgccgccgcctggTGGTCGCAACGGAGCACAGCTGTCACCGGCGTTCTGGGCGGAATGGTATTCTCTCCGACAGAAGCTTGAGTCCTGGCGATTTGTCCCCCACCGATCGCAATCGGGGTCGCCTCTCTTCACATCCAGCCACGCCTACATCTCGCCCCCTTCATCACCGACAGACCAGCCGGTGGTCGCAACTCACAATCTGAAGGACGTCATACACATCTCTGAGTCATTCCGTCATGCGGCGATCTTGTACAGTGAACGACTCGCCTATCCAGACCTACCGTCCGATCACCCTCGTATCCAAAACATTGTGCAACACATAATGAGTCACATTATGACTGTCCAGTCTGACGCGTATCTCCTGTGGCCACTATTCATCACCGGGTCTGAGTGCGTGCGTGCCGATCATCGCGCCATTATCCGCCAACGGTGCAAAGATCTATCCAGAGACTctggcttcttcaacaacctctcctgcttgcagctgctggagaagatctgggCAGAGAACCCTGCTGCGGATGGACTTCCTGCGGTCTCATCCCTTGATTTCGGCTTGCAGGCAGCCGCCAACGGGTCCGTGAGCGAGGTTACATTTCTCCCGCCTGGAAGCTGGGCCTCCTCCCAGCATGAGGCTTTCATGTCTCCGACACTGCCCTCTGTCTCTCGGAAGCAGGGATTCCGCTGGCACGAGGCGATGCAAACCAAACGCGCGGAGGACGAATATATGACTGTATGA